In Deinococcus fonticola, the DNA window GGCGGCCCTGCGCCCCCCGGAAGTGAATGCCCAGGAACCGGTGCACCTCCAAAGCCTCATCGGAAAAATCCGGCCCAGCGTGCAGCACCTCCCCACCATCCGCGACAAGAAAGCCCGCATGCGCGAGGCTGTCCTGAACAATGTGCGCCACCAGGTTCACGTGCTGCGGCAGCAAGCGGTGATCCGTGAAGCCGAGGAAAGCGGACGCATCAAGGTCATCGGCGGCTTCTACGAGATCGGCAGCGGCGCCGTGGACTTCCTGGTGGAGGCAGAAGAGTTGACCCCGTGAACGCGGTGAACCTGCCGGATGAGCCTCATTTCTCCTGCGCCGCAGGTACGGCGGTATCCAGCGAGGCCGGCAGAAAACCGCTTTTTTGCAGCGCGGCCAGCAGCCGTGTCGATTCCGGCCCGAAGGCGTCCGGGTCGTCCTCGCAAGGGCTGGTGTAAAACTGCGCCAGGGACGTGATCCCCCCCTGCTCGCACAGGGCTTTCAGGCGTGGCGTGGACATGTACCGCTGCCAGCCGCTGACTTCACGCTCACGGTAGATGTCCTCCAGTTCGGGTGTGTCGGCGACGCGGTAAATCTCGTCATGCACAAAGGCGCGCAGCGGCAACCGGTCGCGCTTGCCGAGGTGCTCGTCCGGCACGCCCACCACGATGGTCGTCACGGGAAGACAAGTTTCCGGCAGCCCCAGCAACTCCGCGATCTCGCCCATGGCGTACAGCGTGGTGCCCATATAGCAGATGCCGTAACCCCGCGCCTCGAAGCCCAGAACCACGCTCTGCGAGAGCAGCATGGCATCGAACGCCGCCACGTGATAGCCCAGGAAGTTGTTGAAGTTGTCGCGCGCCCCGCGCAGTTTCAACCACGCCCGCGTGCGGTTCCAGTCGGCACAGAAGGTCACGACCAGCGGCGCCTGAAGAATGAAGTCCTGTTCACCGTGCAGTTCGTAAAGGCGGCGCCTGCGCTCCGGGTCACGTGTCAGCACCAGCGAGTAGCTGTTCAGATTGCCCGAAGACGACGTGCCGACAATGGCCTCCCGCAGCACCTCGTCGATGACCGCCTGGGGAATCTCGTCCGGTTTGAAGCGCCGAATGGAACGGTGCCCCACCAGTACCTCCGCCACAGTTTGCATGGCCTGATCATACGGGAGCCGCTGCGCCAGCCTGGAGGCGTGACAGTCCGCTTGAGACGAGAAAAGGGGAGCGAAGCGGTATTCCAGCGCCAGAAGACGACCCTTCGTTTGTCAACTTGAACGCGTGACGGTACGGGAATCAGAAACGCATTGGCCTGGGCTGTGCGTGCTGGCGGCGCTGGGCGGAGACTGCTTGCTGCGCTTTTATCTCCCGCCTGTGGTGGTGGGCGTATGCAGACCCGGCAGCGAATCTGCCCCTCCACTCAGGTCAAGCAGCCAAGGGCGCACTGAACACAACTGCGTCTTATCCTATTTTCCCTATCCCCGCTCCCCAGTTATCCGACGGGCTGGTGCTGGTACAGTTCCACGACGCGCCGCAGGAGTTTCAGGCCTTTGGGAAGGCTGCTGCCCTGCACCCACTCGTCTTCGCGGTGGGCATTGCCGCCCCGGTAGACGCCCAGGGTCATGGCAGGCAGCTGGTGGGGCACAGCGGCGTTGGCATCGGTGCTGCTGGAGGCCTGCCGGAAATCCAGGCGCTGTTCTTTCGCGGCCTGCTGGGCCAGGTCGAGCAGCGGCCCAGCCCTCAGGTCACCGCCGGGCCGGTCGCCGACGCGTTCGATGCTGAGGCTGACACCAGCGTCCCGGGCGGCGCGGTTCAGCACCTCCTGGGCACGGCTGTCGAGCTCCATCAGCGGTTCAGGGTCAAGGGAACGTAGGTCGAGCAGCAGCTCGGCCGTCGCGGCGATGCTGTTCACGCTGTTTCCGCCGGTGGCCGTGCCGACGTTCAGGGTGGTGCGCGGCGAGAGGGGCCGGTGCAGGGCGTACAGGCCGCTGATCGCCAGCCCCAGGGCGTGCAGGGCGCTGGGGGCCTCGTCGCCCCAGGAGTGCCCCCCAGGCCCCACAAACCGGGCCTTGTAGCGCCGGACACCCACGCCCTTGGTGACCGCCACGCCCAGGTAACCGTCCACGGCCAGCAGCGCCCCCAGGCCGGCGCGGTTGCGCGCGAGGAAGTGCTTGGCGCCGCGCAGGTCGCCCAGGCCTTCCTCACCGACGTTGGCGACCACCCACAGCGGGCGTCTGAGTTGCCCGGTCTGCCCGCGCAGGTCACGCAGAAAGGCCGTGACCACCGCCAGGCTGGCACTGTTGTCACCCACGCCCGGCCCGCTGTACCGGTCGCCGTCCTGCTGCACAGTTACATCTGTCTGAGGGCCGAACACGGTGTCCAGGTGCGCCATGACCGCCAGCGCAGGCCGCTGCGCCGTGCCTGGAGGCGCAATGCGCGTCACGACGTTGCCCACCTCGTCTCGTTCGCAGGCGTACCCGAGGCCCTCCCAGAGGCGGGTGATCAGGTCAGCCCGCTGCGCCTCGTCGAAGGTCGGGGCGGGCGTCTGGGCGATGCGCGTCAGGTATTCAAGAGGCATTACCGCAAATTCTAGAGCATGAAGATAGCCGAATAACCGTCCGTGAAGGTGAACGGAGGGCGGATTTCAACGAGCAGCACAGAGAAAGCCTGAAGACTCAGGGGCTTTGGCCGTCGGGAACCCCCGCCAACCCCGCCTCCGCCTGGGCGCACGTCCGGGCGGCCGCACCTACACGCCCAGCTCGCCTTTTTCACGCATGGCGGCGGCCAGTTTGGAGGGTTCGAACACGCTGGCCTGCTCCCCAAAACGGCGCTTCACGGCGCGCTGTACCAGCCACATTGCCAGGCCCACGCCCAGCAGGCTGATGACCATCCCCGGAACCCGCATGATGGCGTTCACTTCCGCCACCTGCGCGTTGAAGGCGTCCGAACCGAATTTCGCGGTCACCCGCTGGTAGTTCACGGCGCTGTTGACCAGTCCGCCCACGACATCCACCACGGCGAACGCCACCGTTCCCAGCACCAGCCCCTGGTGAACCCCGGGGTCAGCCATCGCCTGGCGGGTCGCCACCCGGTCGGCTTCGCTCTCGCCGATGCTGGCGGCGTCCAGAAACACGCGGAACAGCGGCACGCGGGTGGCGGCACTGATCAGGAACAGCAGCCCCGTCAGGTACGAGCGGGCGCTGTCCTTGATGGCGTACCAGAACCCGTCCACGTACCAGAACGCCAGCGCCCCGCTGAACAGCGCCCCTGCCCCACCGATCAGCGCCACCGGGCTGACGTTGCGGTTCACCAGGATGTCCCACAACACGTACCCCACCGGAACAAGCGCCGCCAGCAGGTAAGCGCGGACGTTCCCGGTCTGCCCGTCCCCCAGCAGACTCGCCACGCCGATTCCCTCACCCAGCAGGTTCGGACTCAGGATCATGATTGGAATCACCAGCGTAAAAACTAAGTCCCAGATGGTCTTCGGAATGCGGCGCTTGGCCTTTTCGGGAGCGGGAACAGGGGCAGTCACCCGCGCATTCTGTCACTTTCAGGTGAAAAGGAGATGGAGTTAGCGGTGCAGGAAGCGGCACATCGGTGTGGCGATAACCTCGCGCAGAGGGCAACTCGGCGGCCCGTTCAGTCGTCGGCGCTGTTTTCTTCCGCGGGTCTTTCGGCGAGGTGTTCCCGGACGGCGGCGATGAGGTACGTGCAGGCTTCGGCACAGGGCACCGCGCCGGGAACGCCTGTCAGGAAAGTGTGTGGCAGGGGCTGGCTGGCCCACAGGCGCGTGCGCAGGCACCTCGAGCACACGTGCCGGGCCACTTCTTCCACCTGGGCGGGCGTGGCTTTCTGCACGCGGGCGTAAATACCGGTCTGCCGGCGGGCGGTGGTGGGCCAGGGGGTGGAGCGCAGCGAGTGGCAGCCGCACGAGTAGGCTTCCTCGACGGTGGCCGGATACAGGGCGTGAATGGCGGCGGGCAGGTCGTCTTCACTGAACACGGCCCGCCAGTGGCGCGGAAGGTTCCGGAAGGTGCGCACGGGCCGGTGAGCGCCGCTGTCGTCCACGCGAATGGTATCGCGCAGGCCTTCTACCGTGACGAAGGTGGTCAGTTCCGCGCTGGGGCGACCTTCGTCCAGGGTGTTGCGCAGGTCGAACAGCGTGCCCTGGGGGGTGATGACCGCCTCGCCGAGGCGCAGGCCCCGCCGGGCGAGTTGCATCAGTTGCGTCCAGGCGGCCAGGTGCACGCGGTCGGCGTCGCCGCTGAAGCCGTCCCGCGTGGCGTTCAGGGCGTGTCCGGCCAGCATGCGGGCCAGGGCGGGGTGCGTGCCGACGGGCGGCGCCACAGTCACGCTTTTTCCCCCCGCCTGGCCGTCCTGAACGCCCAGACTCACGCTCAGCGCAGGGGCCGCCTCACTGAGGGCGTGGTCGCTGAAAAACGGCACCACCACGACCTGCTCGGCCTGAATAACGTCCAGCCACGGTGCGTGTGCCAGGTGATCTTCCAGGTACAGCACCTGCACTTCCGCGAACTGCCGGGCGTCCCGGATGACCTGCGCGTGGCGTTCCAGGTGCCCCCCCCGACGGGCAGACAGGTGACCCAGCAGCACCAGCGCCACATCCTGCGCGTTCGCTTCCGGCAGGGCTTCGCGGGCACAGGCCACCAGCAAGTCACTCAGGCCGGGAAAAGAGCCGTACGGCGGCAGGTAA includes these proteins:
- a CDS encoding nitroreductase family protein, with product MQTVAEVLVGHRSIRRFKPDEIPQAVIDEVLREAIVGTSSSGNLNSYSLVLTRDPERRRRLYELHGEQDFILQAPLVVTFCADWNRTRAWLKLRGARDNFNNFLGYHVAAFDAMLLSQSVVLGFEARGYGICYMGTTLYAMGEIAELLGLPETCLPVTTIVVGVPDEHLGKRDRLPLRAFVHDEIYRVADTPELEDIYREREVSGWQRYMSTPRLKALCEQGGITSLAQFYTSPCEDDPDAFGPESTRLLAALQKSGFLPASLDTAVPAAQEK
- a CDS encoding M20/M25/M40 family metallo-hydrolase, yielding MPLEYLTRIAQTPAPTFDEAQRADLITRLWEGLGYACERDEVGNVVTRIAPPGTAQRPALAVMAHLDTVFGPQTDVTVQQDGDRYSGPGVGDNSASLAVVTAFLRDLRGQTGQLRRPLWVVANVGEEGLGDLRGAKHFLARNRAGLGALLAVDGYLGVAVTKGVGVRRYKARFVGPGGHSWGDEAPSALHALGLAISGLYALHRPLSPRTTLNVGTATGGNSVNSIAATAELLLDLRSLDPEPLMELDSRAQEVLNRAARDAGVSLSIERVGDRPGGDLRAGPLLDLAQQAAKEQRLDFRQASSSTDANAAVPHQLPAMTLGVYRGGNAHREDEWVQGSSLPKGLKLLRRVVELYQHQPVG
- a CDS encoding VC0807 family protein yields the protein MTAPVPAPEKAKRRIPKTIWDLVFTLVIPIMILSPNLLGEGIGVASLLGDGQTGNVRAYLLAALVPVGYVLWDILVNRNVSPVALIGGAGALFSGALAFWYVDGFWYAIKDSARSYLTGLLFLISAATRVPLFRVFLDAASIGESEADRVATRQAMADPGVHQGLVLGTVAFAVVDVVGGLVNSAVNYQRVTAKFGSDAFNAQVAEVNAIMRVPGMVISLLGVGLAMWLVQRAVKRRFGEQASVFEPSKLAAAMREKGELGV
- a CDS encoding DR2241 family protein; translation: MCLGPAGPFIKCSRVLGMRSLVLVGHGSHVNSRAARSVYRVAEELRQLGSFSEVIECFWKEEPSLRQALRVTGSTDVTVVPFFLSDGYFTDTVIPRELGLGHQGPVPPEGIARVLGGKTVRYLPPYGSFPGLSDLLVACAREALPEANAQDVALVLLGHLSARRGGHLERHAQVIRDARQFAEVQVLYLEDHLAHAPWLDVIQAEQVVVVPFFSDHALSEAAPALSVSLGVQDGQAGGKSVTVAPPVGTHPALARMLAGHALNATRDGFSGDADRVHLAAWTQLMQLARRGLRLGEAVITPQGTLFDLRNTLDEGRPSAELTTFVTVEGLRDTIRVDDSGAHRPVRTFRNLPRHWRAVFSEDDLPAAIHALYPATVEEAYSCGCHSLRSTPWPTTARRQTGIYARVQKATPAQVEEVARHVCSRCLRTRLWASQPLPHTFLTGVPGAVPCAEACTYLIAAVREHLAERPAEENSADD